ACTAAAGTTCTTCAATTTTGTTCTTTGAAAATTGCACAATGAATAAATAAACTATAATTAACTGATTAATATAAATTAATTTAGTTACTCATGATAGGTCAAGTTAGAAAGGGCGCATGGCGAATGCCTTGGCACCAGGAGCCGAAGAAGGACGTGATAAGCTGCGATAAGCTGTGGGTAGCCGCACATAGGCTGTGATCCACAGATTTCCGAATGAGGAAACTCATATACCTAACGGTATATATCCTGAACTGAATACATAGGTTCAGGAGGGTAGACTCGGGGAACTGAAACATCTAAGTACCCGGAGGAAGAGAAAGAAAAATCGATTTTCTAAGTAGCGGCGAGCGAAAGGGAAAGAGCCCAAACCAGAAACTTGTTTCTGGGGTTGCGGACAGATCATAAACGTAGAGGCTATTGTAGTTGAAGTAAGCTGGAAAGCTTCACCATAGAAGGTAATAGTCCTGTAAACAAAACAAGAAGACTACAGATCTGATCCAGAGTACCACGAGACACGTGAAACCTTGTGGGAAGCAGGGAGGACCACCTCCCAAGGCTAAATACTACCTGGTGACCGATAGTGAAGAAGTACCGTGAGGGAAAGGTGAAAAGAACCCCGGGAGGGGAGTGAAATAGAACCTGAAACCGTGTGCCTACAATCGGTCGGAGCACTTTATATGTGTGACGGCGTACTTTTTGTAGAACGGGCCAACGAGTTACGATATGTAGCGAGGTTAAGCACTGAAGGTGTGGAGCCGAAGGGAAACCAAGTCTGAATAGGGCGAATTAGTTGCATGTCGTAGACCCGAAACCGAGTGATCTATCCATGGCCAGGATGAAGCGAAAGTAAAATTTCGTGGAGGTCCGAACCACGTTGGTGTTGAAAAACCATGGGATGAGCTGTGGATAGCGGAGAAATTCCAATCGAACTCGGAGATAGCTGGTTCTCCTCGAAATAGCTTTAGGGCTAGCGTCAGGTAATTAAGTAATGGAGGTAGAGCACTGAATGAGCTAGGGGGCTTCACCGCTTACCGAACTCTATCAAACTCCGAATGCCGTATACTTGTATCCTGGCAGTCAGACTGCGAATGATAAGATCCGTAGTCAAAAGGGAAAGAGCCCAGACCATCAGCTAAGGTCCCAAAGTGTAAGTTAAGTGGTAAAGGATGTGGGATTTCTAAGACAACTAGGATGTTGGCTTAGAAGCAGCCATTCATTTAAAGAGTGCGTAATAGCTCACTAGTCAAGAGATCCTGCGCCGAAAATGTCCGGGGCTAAAACTTACCACCGAAGCTATGGATGTACTATGTACATGGTAGAGGAGCTTTCTGCATTGGTTGAAGTCGTACCGAAAGGAGCGGTGGACGATGCAGAAGTGAGAATGTTGGCATGAGTAGCGAGAAATAGGTGAGAATCCTATTGGCCGAATATCTAAGGTTTCCTGAGGAAGGCTCGTCCTCTCAGGGTTAGTCGGGACCTAAGCCCAGGCCGAAAGGCGTAGGCGATGGACAATCGGTTGATATTCCGATACCGCCAAACTTCGTTTGACAAATGGGGTGACGCAGAAGGATAGGATATGCACACTGTTGGAGTGTGTGTTCAAGCACTTAGGCAGGCTAAGCAGGCAAATCCGTTTAGTCAATGCTGAGGTGTTACGAGGAGCGATCTTTTTCGCGAAGTATCTGATTCCACGCTGCCAAGAAAAGCCTCTATGGAGAAGTTTGGCGCCCGTACCGCAAACCGACACAGGTAGATGAGGAGAGAATCCTAAGGCCGGCGGAAGAATTGTTGTTAAGGAACTCGGCAAATTGACCCCGTAACTTCGGGAGAAGGGGTGCCTAGCGAAAGCTAGGCCGCAGTGAATAGGCCCAGGCAACTGTTTAACAAAAACACAGGTCTCTGCTAAAGCGTAAGCTGATGTATAGGGGCTGACGCCTGCCCGGTGCTGGAAGGTTAAGGGGATCTGTAAGCGTAAGCGAAGCAGTGAACTTAAGCCCCAGTAAACGGCGGCCGTAACTATAACGGTCCTAAGGTAGCGAAATTCCTTGTCGGGTAAGTTCCGACCCGCACGAATGGCGTAATGATCTGGGCACTGTCTCAACAACAAATCCGGTGAAATTGTAGTGCAAGTGAAGATGCTTGCTACCCGCAGTTGGACGGAAAGACCCCGTAGAGCTTTACTGTAGCTTAGCATTGAATTTCGGTATTGTCTGTACAGGATAGGTGGGAGACTTGGAAATACCTTCGTCAGGGGGTATGGAGTCATCCTTGGGATACCACCCTGACAGTACTGGAATTCTAACGAAAGGCCATGAATCTGGTCGTCGGACATTGTTAGGTGGGCAGTTTGACTGGGGCGGTCGCCTCCGAAAGTGTAACGGAGGCGCCCAAAGGTTCCCTCAGCGCGGTCGGAAATCGCGCGTAGAGTGCAAAGGCAGAAGGGAGCCTGACTGCGACACATACAAGTGGAGCAGGGACGAAAGTCGGGCTTAGTGATCCGGTGGTACCTCGTGGGAGGGCCATCGCTTAACGGATAAAAGCTACCTCGGGGATAACAGGCTGATCTCCCCCAAGAGTCCACATCGACGGGGAGGTTTGGCACCTCGATGTCGGCTCGTCGCATCCTGGAGCTGAAGTCGGTTCCAAGGGTTGGGCTGTTCGCCCATTAAAGCGGCACGCGAGCTGGGTTCAGAACGTCGTGAGACAGTTCGGTCCCTATCCGCTGCGGGCGCAGGAAATTTGAGAGGAGCTGTCCTTAGTACGAGAGGACCGGGATGGACTGACCTCTGGTGCACCAGTTGTCACGCCAGTGGCACAGCTGGGTAGCTATGTCGGGAAGGGATAAACACTGAAAGCATCTAAGTGTGAAGCCCACCTCAAGATTAGATTTCCCATGACGAAAGTCAGTAAGACTCCTTGAAGAACACAAGGTTGATAGGTGAGAGGTGTAAGCATGGTAACATGTGTAGCTGACTCATACTAATAAGTCGAGGACTTGACCAATATAGTTTTCATTGTGCAATTTTGAGAGAACAGTTCTTATAAAGAACAATTCTTTTAAAGGTAACTCCTCAGCTAAGCTGATGAGTACTGATCTAAAACGAAATCGAAGATTTCTGTAAATCAGCATCCGGTGGTAATGGCGTAAAGGTAACACTCCTTCCCATACCGAACAGGCAAGTTAAGCTTTACAGCGCTGATGGTACTGCAGGGGAAGCCCTGTGGGAGAGTAAGACACTGCCGGGTAATATATGCGGGAATAGCTCAGTTGATAGAGCGCCACCTTGCCAAGGTGGAGGTCGCGGGTTTGAGCCCCGTTTCCCGCTCCAAAGAACACTTTTAAGTGTTCTTTTTTTATTTTTAAAGTTTAGTTTAACATATAGACTTTAACTTTCTTAATTATTTTATAAAGTGTATATGTTAGGTATATTAACTTTAATATGTTTTTTACATATAGGTTTTAAAATATTTTTCAAGTATCTAATTTTTTTAGAAATTTGTTTTTATTGCAGAAATAGATTCTATGTGGTAGTATAATAGATAGTAATAATATAATTAAATAATTTATAAGTTTAGGTTCTATATAGATTAATAGGGAAAGTGGTGTAATACCACTACAGCCCCCGCTACTGTAATAGAGGATGAAACTCAAAATGTCACTGTATTTTTTAAAATTACGGGAAGACCGAGGAGTAAGTTGATTCTTAAGTCAGGAGACCTACCTAGATGTTATAAGTAACCTTCGGAGGGAAGTGTAGTACTTATTATGAGTGATAGATATTTCTTTAAATGTACTTTTATTCCTTTTGCTCACGATTATGAAAGCGTATCTCCAACCAATTTAAGGTTAGGAGATTTTTTATTCTAATTTTTCAAGAAGGGGGACGTATATAGTTGCTTTTAATAGATAGGTATGCATATACAAACAGATTAAAAGATGTTAATCCCATGATAAAATTTATATTTTGTACTATTATGTTAATATTCACTTTGATGAATAAAAGAATATATGTATTTTTACTACAATTAATATTTTTATGTTTTTTTACTCTATACACTGTAAGAATTCCTTTTAAAAATTACCTTAAACTTTTAGCAATTCCATTAACATTTATAATAATTAGTATTATTACAGTTATCTTTTCTATAGGCACAAATAAAGATTTATTTTTCACTTATATAAAATTAAAAAATTATTACATAGGTATAACTTATATAGGAATTAGTCAAGGTATACTGTTATTTTTCAAGGCGATATGCAGTGTGGAAGTTACTTATTTGCTAGCTTTAACCATACCTATGGATCAATTAATAACCGTATTTAAAATTTTGAGATTACCGAAGGTATTCATAGAGATTACTGTTCTAATGTATAGATTTATATTTATTTTTTTAGAGGAGCTAAAGGAATTATATGTAGCTCAAAATTTAAAATTTGGATATAGAAATATAAAGGTATCGTATAAATCCACTGCTTTACTAATTAGAATATTATTTATAAGAGTAATAAAGAGATATGAGGAATTAAATATATCTTTAGAAACTAAGTTATATAACGGAGAGTTTTATATATAATTTAAATATGTAGGTGATATTATGCTTAAACTAGAAAATTTATGCTATACTTACGAAGATGATACAATTGCACTAAAAAATGTATCCATAGATCTTGAAAATGGTAGTATAATAGGTATCATAGGCGCTAACGGAGCAGGGAAGTCAACTTTGTTTTTGAATATGGTAGGAATATTAAAACCTACTTCAGGAAACGTCTATTTTAATGAAGAAAAATTAAAATATAGCAAATCTTTTTTATATAATTTTAGAAAAGATGTAGGATTAGTTTTCCAAGATCCTGATAAACAGATATTTTATTCCTCTGTTTATGATGATGTAGCTTTTGCGCTTAGAAATTTAGGTATGAAAGAAGATATTATAAAAGAAAGGGTGGATACTGCATTAAAAGAGGCTGGAGCTATAGAGTTCAAAGACAAGCCTGTTCATTTTCTAAGTTATGGACAAAAAAAGAGAGTTGCTATGGCCGGAATTCTTGCTATGGATTGTAAGGTTATTTTATTTGATGAACCTACAGCTGGTTTAGATCCTGAGATGACAAAGTCTGTTAAAGAACTTATTTTCTCACTTTCACAAAAAGGAAAGAGAATAGTTATAACAAGTCATAATATGGATTTAATTTATGAAGTTTGCGATTATGTGTATGTACTAAATAAAGGAACAGTTATAGGTGAGGGAAAAGTTTTAGATGTATTTAAAAGAGATGAACTTTTAAAAACAGCCAATTTAGATGAACCATGGCTTTTAAAAGTACATAAGTATATGAATCTTCCCTTATTCCAAGAAGAAAATGAACTTTATGAGTATTGGAGGAAGAATTATGAGGATAGCAGTAATAGGTGTTAACCATAATAATGCCCCTATTGAGATAAGAGAAAAGGTAGCTTTTTCTGATGCAAAAAAAATTGATGCAATTAATTATATCCTTGATATGGGGATTGAAGAGGTTATAATATTATCTACTTGTAATAGAAGTGAGATTTATATTGTATCACATGATATAAATAATAGTATTAAAGATGTTGAAAAATTCTATTGTGACTATTTCAAAGAAAATACTATAAAGAATTATCTTTTTGTAAAAAGAGATGAGGAATCAGTAAGGCATATTTATAATGTGACTGCAGGACTTGATTCTATAGTTATTGGTGAAGATCAGATATTAGGACAGGTTAAAGATGCATTACAAACTGCCATAGAAATAGGAAGTAGTAAAAAGATATTAAACAAACTATTTAGAGAAGCGATAACAGCATCAAAAGAAATAAAAAGTAACTTGGGAATATCAGATATACCAGTATCTACAAGTTATATTGCTATTAAAAATTTAAAAGAGAATCTAGGAAGTTTAAAAGATAAAAAAATACTTTTAATAGGAGCAGGAAAAATCAGTCTTTTAGCTCTAAAGTATTTTGAAGAGGAAGAAGTAGGAACAATTTATATAACTAATAGGACCATGGCAAAGGTAAAAGAGATATGCGATAATTGTAAAGGCTTACATATTGAAACCTTAGATTTTGCGGATAGATATAGAATTATAAATGAAGTTGACATTATATTTACAGCTACTTCAGCAACTCATACAATAATAAAGAAAGAGTCCATGCCAAAATTGTATAAGAATCTATATATAATTGATTTAGCTCTTCCAAGAGATGTTGAAGAAGATGTTGATAGTATGGATTTAGTTAATATATATGATATAGATGATCTTAAGAAACTTTCTGACGAGAATAAAAAAAAGAGAGAAGAGCTTTGTAATAAGGGAAAAGTAATCATAGAAAAAAGTATAGAAGAATTTTATCAGTGGATGAAGGGAATAAAATTCGATCCTATTATAAAATCATTGAATGATAGATGTAAAGAAATTGAAACTGATACTCTAGATTATATTAATAGAAAATTGGACTTAGATTGCAAGGAGAAAAAGATTATTGAGAAAATGATAAGGTCTTCTTTAAAAAGATTAATACGAGAGCCAATCAATAATTTGAAGGAACCTAATAAAGAAGAAAAAACAAGTGAATATATAGAAGTTATAAATGATTTGTTTAATTTTTAGATAAAACTAGGAGGTTTTTTCTTGTATTATCCATTAATGATAGAAATGAAAGATAAAAATGTATATATTATAGGTGGAGGAAAGGTAGCTATAAGGAAGGCAAGAAAGTTTTTAGAGTATGGAGCTAAAGTTATAGTTATAAGTCCAGAATTTATAGAAGAATTTTACACACTTAAAACTTCTGTAGGCAAAAATCTTAGTATCATAAGTGAAAATTATAACAAAGAACTTGTCAAAAATGCTTTTTTAGTAATAGGAGCTACAAATATAGATAAGGTAAATCAAGAGATTGCTATGTTTTGTAAGGGGAATAATATAATGTGTAATATTGTAGATAGTATGGAACTTTCAGATTTTATAGTACCATCTACTATAAAACGAGGAGATTTAGAAATAGCAATATCTACTTTAGGCAATAGTCCTTCACTTTGTGCTAAAATTAGAAAAGAATTAGAAGAAAAGTATGATGATACTTTTGATGAATATGTAAAGTTATTAGGAGAAGGAAGAGCATTAGTTTTAGAAAAATATGTAGATGAGAAGAAGAAGAAAGATATTTTAAATTCTATGGTTCAAATGACAAAAGAAGAGCTAGAGGAATATATAAAATTCTTAAAACTTTAAATATCAGAGGTGGAGTTTATATGAAAATTATAGTTGGTTCAAGAGGGAGTAAACTTGCGTTAACGCAAACAAACTGGGTTATTAGTAAATTAAAAGAGGATCATCCTGAAATAGATTTTCAACTTAAAATTATAAAAACTAAGGGTGATAGAATACAAAATGTATCTTTAGATAAAATAGGGGACAAGGGGTTATTTGTCAAAGAAATAGAGGAAGCATTATTAAATGGTGACATACATATGGCCATTCACAGCATGAAGGACATGCCATCTATATTGCCAGAAGGCTTAAAGTTTTCTTACATTCCTAAAAGAGAAGATTTTAGAGATGTGATTGTATTAAGAGAAGGATTTAATTCCTTAGAGGAATTACCTAAGAATGCTAAAATAGGTTCTGGAAGTAAAAGAAGAAAGTATCAACTTTTAAAATATAGAGAAGACTTAGATGTAGTACCTATTAGAGGAAATGTAGATACTAGAATTAAAAAAATAGAAACTGAAAATCTTCATGGCGTTATCTTAGCTGCAGCGGGTATAAATAGGCTAGATATAGAAAAAGAATTAAAGTACAAAGTAGTTCCTATTTCTATAGAAATAATGCTACCAGCACCTGCGCAAGGAGCTCTTGCTATAGAAATTAGAAAAGATAGAGATGATATAGAAAACATATTAGAATGTTTATCACATAAAGAAACAGAAATTGCAGTTTCAGCAGAGAGAGCTTTCTTGCACGGTATAAATGGAAGCTGTCATATTCCAGTTGGTGCCATAGGAGAAATCCACGGTGAGGAATTAAAACTTACAGGTTTATTTGGTGATGAAGATGGAAACAAAATAGTTAAGAAATCTCTAATTGGAAGTATAGAGAGTGCAAAAGAGTTAGGATATGAACTTGCTAAAATTGTTCTAAAGGAGATGGCATAAGATGAAAGGTAAAGTTTTTTTAGTTGGAGCTGGACCGGGAGATTATAAGTTACTTACACTAAAAGGTTTAGACTGTGTAAAAAATGCAGATGTTATTGTATACGATAGACTTGCTAATGAAAAAATTTTAAAATGGGCAAAAGAAGATTGTGAGTTTATTTATGTTGGTAAAAAATCTAAGTATCATACTAAAACTCAAGATGAAATAAATGAAATAATAGCAGAAGAAGCTTTAAAAGGTAAAGTTGTAACAAGACTTAAAGGGGGAGACCCTTATGTATTTGGTAGAGGTGGAGAAGAAGGCGAATTTTTACTTGAAAAAGGTGTAAAGTTTGAAGTAGTACCTGGTATAACTTCAGCTATAGGTGGACTATGCTATGCTGGTATTCCAATAACTCATAGAGATTTTGCATCATCATTCCACGTTATAACTGGACATTTAAAAGAAGAAGAAAATGAACTTAACTGGAGTGCATTAGCCCAGTTAGATGGTACTTTAGTATTCTTAATGGGTGTTGCAAACCTTCAAAAGATATGTAATAACCTTATAAAGGAAGGGAAAGACTCTAAAACATCTGTGGCTATTGTAAATTGGGCAGCAAGGCCTTATCAAAGAGTGGTTTCAGGAACATTAGAAGATATATATGAAATAGCTATGGAAGCTAATATTCAGCCACCAAGTCTAATTGTTGTAGGTGGAGTTGTTGGACTTAGAGATAAGCTAAACTTCTATGAAGAAAAACCCCTTTTCGGTAAAAATGTTATAGTAACCAGAGCAAGAACTCAAAGTAGTAAGCTTTTAGATAAAATAAATGATTTAGGCGGAAACGCTTTAGAAGTACCTGCAATCAAAATAAAAGAAATAGAAAATAGTGGTCTTGACAAGGCTATAGAAAATATTAAAGATTACACAACTCTAGTTCTTACTAGTGAAAATGCAGTAAATATATTCTTTGAAAGATTATTTAAAGGAAATAAAGATATAAGAAGTCTTTCAAATTTTAAAATAGCATGTATAGGAAATGCTACTGCAAAGGCTGTTAAAGAAAAAGGAATAATTGCAGATTTAGTACCAGAAAAATTTGTAGCAGAAAGTCTTTTAGAATTATTAAAAGAAAATCTTACAAGTGAGGATAAAGTATTAATACCAAGAGCTAAGGAAGCTAGAAATCTTTTAGTTGATGAATTAAAAGAAATATGTTCTGTGGATGAAATTAAAATTTATGAAACTTTAAAAGAGGATATTCATAGGGAAGATATTTTAAATGTACTGGAAAAAGAGAATGATTTATATGTAACATTTACTAGTTCTTCTACAGTTAAAAACTTTATAGATATATTAGGAAAAGAGAACTTAAATTTAATAAAAGATAAAGCCAAATTAGTATCAATAGGACCAATAACTTCAAAAACTATAGAAAATTTTGGCCTAACAGTACATAAAGAGGCAAAAGAGTATACAATAGATGGTGTAGTAGAGGCTATAATAGAAGAGTAGGTTTGTAATATTTTTTGTTGGAGGGATAGAATTGGCTATAAAGAGAACTAGAAGACTTAGAGTAAATGAAAATATAAGAAGCATGGTACGTGAGACAAAGCTTCATGTGGAAGATTTAATATATCCACTATTTATTGAAGAAGGGGAAAATATAAAGGAAGAAATATCCTCTATGAAAGGGGTTTACCGTTTTTCAGTAGACAGAGTAAATGAAGAGATAAAAGAGTTATTAGAATTAGGAATAAAATACGTTATCTTATTTGGAATTCCAAAGGAAAAAGACGCCTATGGTAGCGATGCATACTGTTCTTGTGGTATTGTCCAAAAGGCAGTAAAGGAAATAAAGGCAAAATATCCTGAAATGTATGTTATAACAGATATATGCATGTGTGAATATACATCTCATGGACATTGTGGAATCATTACAGAGGAAGGTTATGTAAATAACGATGAAACTTTAAAATATTTAGGCAAAATAGCTGTGAGTCATGCAGAGGCAGGAGCAGATATGGTAGCACCTTCAGATATGATGGATGGAAGAATAGCTTATATAAGAAAATCTTTAGACGATGCGGGATTCGTTAATCTTCCTATTATGGCATATAGTGCGAAATATGCTTCA
The nucleotide sequence above comes from Hathewaya histolytica. Encoded proteins:
- the cbiQ gene encoding cobalt ECF transporter T component CbiQ: MLLIDRYAYTNRLKDVNPMIKFIFCTIMLIFTLMNKRIYVFLLQLIFLCFFTLYTVRIPFKNYLKLLAIPLTFIIISIITVIFSIGTNKDLFFTYIKLKNYYIGITYIGISQGILLFFKAICSVEVTYLLALTIPMDQLITVFKILRLPKVFIEITVLMYRFIFIFLEELKELYVAQNLKFGYRNIKVSYKSTALLIRILFIRVIKRYEELNISLETKLYNGEFYI
- a CDS encoding energy-coupling factor ABC transporter ATP-binding protein, which gives rise to MLKLENLCYTYEDDTIALKNVSIDLENGSIIGIIGANGAGKSTLFLNMVGILKPTSGNVYFNEEKLKYSKSFLYNFRKDVGLVFQDPDKQIFYSSVYDDVAFALRNLGMKEDIIKERVDTALKEAGAIEFKDKPVHFLSYGQKKRVAMAGILAMDCKVILFDEPTAGLDPEMTKSVKELIFSLSQKGKRIVITSHNMDLIYEVCDYVYVLNKGTVIGEGKVLDVFKRDELLKTANLDEPWLLKVHKYMNLPLFQEENELYEYWRKNYEDSSNRC
- the hemA gene encoding glutamyl-tRNA reductase; translated protein: MRIAVIGVNHNNAPIEIREKVAFSDAKKIDAINYILDMGIEEVIILSTCNRSEIYIVSHDINNSIKDVEKFYCDYFKENTIKNYLFVKRDEESVRHIYNVTAGLDSIVIGEDQILGQVKDALQTAIEIGSSKKILNKLFREAITASKEIKSNLGISDIPVSTSYIAIKNLKENLGSLKDKKILLIGAGKISLLALKYFEEEEVGTIYITNRTMAKVKEICDNCKGLHIETLDFADRYRIINEVDIIFTATSATHTIIKKESMPKLYKNLYIIDLALPRDVEEDVDSMDLVNIYDIDDLKKLSDENKKKREELCNKGKVIIEKSIEEFYQWMKGIKFDPIIKSLNDRCKEIETDTLDYINRKLDLDCKEKKIIEKMIRSSLKRLIREPINNLKEPNKEEKTSEYIEVINDLFNF
- a CDS encoding precorrin-2 dehydrogenase/sirohydrochlorin ferrochelatase family protein, with translation MYYPLMIEMKDKNVYIIGGGKVAIRKARKFLEYGAKVIVISPEFIEEFYTLKTSVGKNLSIISENYNKELVKNAFLVIGATNIDKVNQEIAMFCKGNNIMCNIVDSMELSDFIVPSTIKRGDLEIAISTLGNSPSLCAKIRKELEEKYDDTFDEYVKLLGEGRALVLEKYVDEKKKKDILNSMVQMTKEELEEYIKFLKL
- the hemC gene encoding hydroxymethylbilane synthase; translated protein: MKIIVGSRGSKLALTQTNWVISKLKEDHPEIDFQLKIIKTKGDRIQNVSLDKIGDKGLFVKEIEEALLNGDIHMAIHSMKDMPSILPEGLKFSYIPKREDFRDVIVLREGFNSLEELPKNAKIGSGSKRRKYQLLKYREDLDVVPIRGNVDTRIKKIETENLHGVILAAAGINRLDIEKELKYKVVPISIEIMLPAPAQGALAIEIRKDRDDIENILECLSHKETEIAVSAERAFLHGINGSCHIPVGAIGEIHGEELKLTGLFGDEDGNKIVKKSLIGSIESAKELGYELAKIVLKEMA
- the cobA gene encoding uroporphyrinogen-III C-methyltransferase, giving the protein MKGKVFLVGAGPGDYKLLTLKGLDCVKNADVIVYDRLANEKILKWAKEDCEFIYVGKKSKYHTKTQDEINEIIAEEALKGKVVTRLKGGDPYVFGRGGEEGEFLLEKGVKFEVVPGITSAIGGLCYAGIPITHRDFASSFHVITGHLKEEENELNWSALAQLDGTLVFLMGVANLQKICNNLIKEGKDSKTSVAIVNWAARPYQRVVSGTLEDIYEIAMEANIQPPSLIVVGGVVGLRDKLNFYEEKPLFGKNVIVTRARTQSSKLLDKINDLGGNALEVPAIKIKEIENSGLDKAIENIKDYTTLVLTSENAVNIFFERLFKGNKDIRSLSNFKIACIGNATAKAVKEKGIIADLVPEKFVAESLLELLKENLTSEDKVLIPRAKEARNLLVDELKEICSVDEIKIYETLKEDIHREDILNVLEKENDLYVTFTSSSTVKNFIDILGKENLNLIKDKAKLVSIGPITSKTIENFGLTVHKEAKEYTIDGVVEAIIEE
- the hemB gene encoding porphobilinogen synthase — protein: MAIKRTRRLRVNENIRSMVRETKLHVEDLIYPLFIEEGENIKEEISSMKGVYRFSVDRVNEEIKELLELGIKYVILFGIPKEKDAYGSDAYCSCGIVQKAVKEIKAKYPEMYVITDICMCEYTSHGHCGIITEEGYVNNDETLKYLGKIAVSHAEAGADMVAPSDMMDGRIAYIRKSLDDAGFVNLPIMAYSAKYASAFYGPFRDAADSAPSFGDRKSYQMDPANIMEGVREVELDIEEGADIVMVKPALSYLDVIREVKNTFNMPIAAYNVSGEYSMLKLAVEQGLLNESAIMESLLSIKRAGADIIITYFAKEIAKKLR